Within the Mycobacterium gordonae genome, the region CGTGGCGGTCCGCCGGCGCGTCCATACTGTTCTCCCTCCGTTACCCAAAACGCTATTGCCCGAAGCGAGCTCGGTCGTGGGGCTTAAGTCACCAAGTGCAGGGACGTGGGACCTTCATTGCCGTTCCGGAGGCCAATCCGGGCCTGTGCTGTGGCATCGTCACCATCGTGACCGAATGGCCCGCCACCATTGACCGGCGTTACCACGACGCCGTGATCTTGAACCTTGACGGAGTGCTTTCCGCTGCGGCCTCGGGCGGCTTCCGCGCCTCGGATTCCACCGGGCCACTGCTTCGCCGGCTCCACGATGCGGGCATCGGCACGGCTGTCTACTCGGCCACTCGGGCCGGGGCGCGGCTGTCGGATGACGTCATCGCCCAACTCGCCGACGCCGACGCCGTCGAGTTCGCCGACGAACACGACTCGTCGGTGCTGGTCCGTTCGGCGGCCCGGCTGAAGGTCCGTCCCGACCGCTGCGCGGTGATCGAGCGCGACCCGGCCGGCGTCGAAGACGCCTGCGCCGCCGGCTTCAGTCTGGTGATCGGGCTCGACCACGGCAGCGAGGAACTCACCGCGCACGGCGCCGACGCCGTCATCGCCGACCTCGCGGAGATCTCGGTGCGCAATGCCGACGCCGCGATATCGGCCATCACCGACGCCCTGCAGGTCTACAGCCAGCTCAAGGAGCTCGTCGCAGCACGCCAGCCGGTGCTGTTCGTCGACTTCGACGGCACCCTGGCCGACATCGTCGGCCAGCCCGAGTCGGCGAAGCTGATGCCCGGGGCAGCCGATGCCCTGCGGGCGCTGACCCGGCAGTGCCCGGTCGCGGTGATCAGCGGCCGCGATCTGGCCGACCTGCGCGGCAAAGTGGAGGTCGACGGATTGTGGTTTGCGGGTAGTCACGGTTTCGAGCTAGCCGCGCCCGACGGCACCCTGCACCAGCCCGCCGAAGCCACCGCGTCGGTCGGTGTACTGGTCCATGCCGCAACACGATTGGCGGATGAGCTGAAAGACGTTCCCGGCACGATAGTGGAACGCAAACGGTTTGCGGTGGCCGTGCATTACCGCAACACCGACCCGCAGTCCGTCGACCGGGTGATCGCGGTGGTGCGCCGGCTGGGGCGGTCGATGGGGCTGCGTGTGACCACCGGGCGCAAGCTGGTGGAATTGCGGCCCAACATCTCCTGGGGCAAAGGCAAGGCGCTGCGCTGGATCCTGGAACACCTTGGTGCCGAGGAGAATTCATCCTCAGCGACGACTCTGCCAATTTTCATCGGCGACGACATCAGTGACGAGGACGCGTTCGACGCGATCCGCTTCGACGGTGTGGGTATCGCCGTCCGCCACCTCGAGGGCGGTGACCGGCCGTCAGCCGCGACCTTCAGCCTGGAGAGCCCCGCCGCTGTCACCGACTTCTTGCAGCGACTGACCGACGACCTGCGGGAGGAGTCAGCGGCTCCCAACGACGCCTGGGAACTCGTGTACGACCGCTACGACCCGGCGAGCGAGCGGCTCCGCGAAACGCTGTGCACCGTGGGCAACGGCTACGTCGCCACTCGCGGCTGCGCCGCCGAGGCCACCGCTTCCCAGCATCACTACCCCGGTACCTACGCCACCGGCGTCTACAACATTCTTGCCGACCAGATCGCGGGCCGGACCATCGAGAACGAGAGCCTGGTCAACCTGCCCAACTGGCTGTCGTTGACCTTCCGCATCGACGGTGGGCCGTGGTTCGACCTCGACCAGGCCGAATTGCTCTGCTACCGGCAGACATTCGACCTGCGCCATGCGACGTTATCCCGCAGCCTCCGGTTCCGGGACGGGGCCGGCAGAATCACGACGCTAGACCAGCAGCGCTTCGCATCCATGCACGATCCTCACCTACTGGCCATGAAGGCCACGATCTGCCCGGAGAACTGGTCCGGCACGATCGAGTTCGAGTCGCTGCTGGACGCGACCGTGCGCAACACCATGGTCGAACGCTACAACCCGTTGTCCAGCGCGCACCTCACCGAGGCGGTGATCGACGAAATCGCGCCCAACGGTGTGGTCTTGCGCACCGAGACATCGCAATCACGGATCGCGATCGCGCTCGCCACCCGCAGCAGCGTCTGGCACGGCAGCGACGCCATGACTCCGGCCGACACACAGCACACCATGATCCGCGAACACAACCGCGCCGGTCACCACATCGCGGTCGCGGTGGCTGGCGGTCAGCCGGTAACTCTGGAAAAGATCGCGACCATCTTCACCGGCCGGGACGCCGCCATCGCCGAACCGGCCGCCGCCGCCGCCGAGACGCTCGACGCCGCCGGACGCTACGCCGACCTGCACCGGTCGCACGCCCGGGCATGGGCGCGGCTGTGGGAGCAGTGCAACATCGGGTTGTCCGACGGGGACGACGCGCTGCGTATCCTGCGCCTGCATCTGGTCCATGTGCTGCAGACCATTTCACCGCACACGGCCGAGCTCGACGCCGGAGTGCCGGCCCGGGGACTGCACGGCGAAGCCTATCGGGGACACGTGTTCTGGGACTCGTTGTTCATTTCTCCGGTATTGAGCCTGCGCATGTCCAACGTCTCCCGGTCCCTGTTGCTGTACCGGTACCGACGCCTCCCGGAAGCTCGCCGTGCCGCGCACCGCGCCGGCCACCTGGGTGCCATGTTTCCCTGGCAGTCCGGCAGCGACGGACGCGAGGTGAGCCAAGAGGTACATCTCAATCCCCAGTCCGGACGCTGGCTTCCCGACGCCAGTGCGCGGGCACACCACGTCGGACTGGCTGTCGCCTACAACACCTGGCAGAACTATCAGGTAAGCGGTGACCGCCAGTTCCTGGTGGACTACGGTGCCGAGATGTTGGTGGAGATCGCGCGATTCTGGGTGGGCCTGGCCAACTTCGACGCCGGCCTCGGCCGCTACACGATCCGCGGCATCATCGGTCCCGACGAATTCCATTCCGGTTACCCGGGCCGCGAATACGACGGCATCGACAACAACGCGTACACCAACGTGATGGCGGTGTGGGTCATCCTGCGGGCGATGGAGGCGCTGGATCTGTTGCCGCTGCGCGACCGCCTCGAACTCGTCGCCAAGCTCGGTCTGACCACCCAGGAGCGGGAGCGCTGGGACCACGTGAGCCGGCGCATGTTCGTGCCGTTCCACGACGGGGTGATCAGTCAGTTCGAAGGTTATGCCGATTTGGCCGAACTGGATTGGGACGGCTATCGGCTGCGTTACGACAACATCCAGCGACTCGACCGCATCCTGGAAGCCGAGAACGACAGCGTCAACAACTACAAGGCGTCCAAGCAGGCTGACGCGCTGATGTTGTTCTACCTGCTGTCCGCGGAGGAGTTGCTCGGATTGTTCGGCAGGCTCGGTTACCACTTCGCGCCCGCTCAGATCCCCAAGACGGTCGACTACTACCTGGCGCGCACCTCCGACGGGTCGACGTTGAGCGCCGTCGTGCACTCCTGGGTGCTGGCCCGCGCCAACCGCGCCAACGCGCTGGAGTACTTCCAGCAGGTACTCGATTCCGACATCACCGACATCCAGGGCGGCACCACTGCCGAAGGAATTCACCTTGCGGCCATGGCAGGCAGCATCGACCTGCTGCAGCGATGCTTCACCGGGCTGGAAACCCGTGACGATCGGCTGATCCTCAGCCCGCAATGGCCGGAGGGTCTGGGCCCGATCGAGTTCCCGTTCGTGTACCGGGGGCACCGCCTGCATCTGCAAATCAGTGGGCGCAGTGCGACTTTGACCGCAGAGTCCGGGGCTACCGGACCCGTCGACGTCGAGTGCCGCGGCCGGATTCATCGACTGATGCCCGGCAGCACCATCGAGGTCGGGTAGAGCGCCGCGACCCTCGGTGGTCGCGCCCGTTGAATCGTCGGGGACGGCGTGCCAGCCGATCGCTGACGTGGCTGAGGCTCGCCCAACGTGCACTCACGGCGGTTCAAGGGCCGATTTATTGCCGTGAGGACACGCTCGGCGCGGTCTTCGGGCGAACGATCAACGCGTACCCCGAACCCGACCCAGCCCCACGCAACCTGACCCCCGACGAACTTGCGGAGGTCGGACCATCAGTGCCGAACCAGCAGCACCGAGCAGTCCGGATAACCGAGGATCGGATGACAGTTCGGGGTCGCCAGGCCCGGCAGCTCAGCGGCTTCCGACTCGCCCACCACAGCGAGATCGATTGCCCGGCTGTGCTTCTCGTCAGCCCTTGCCCCGGCGCCGGAAGCCACGACCTGCACCGGGACGTCGGGGTAGCGGCGGACCCAGCTGTCCACGCGGCGGTCGATCTGCCGCACGATCGCATGCCGGCGCCGGCCTTCCTCCATGGCCAGCCGGACCACTTCGTCGTTGCCGGGCTCATCGTTGAGGACCACCGCGATGACACCCACCCGGGTGGGCGAGCCGTCAGGATTGGTCCGAATGACCGCCACCGGGCAGTGCGCGTGGGTCACCAATGCGGCGGCGGTGGGGCCCAGCAAGCCGTCGGCTGCCCACCCGCGCCGGGAAGTCCCCACGCACACCAGGGCAGTATCCTGTGACGTGTCGATCAGGGCTTGCGCCGGATCTCCGGACAGGATCGCGGTCTCGATCTCGACCGGCTTGCCCTGGGCTTGCGCCTCGCTGAGGACGGCGCTTTCGGCCTGCGACAGCACCATTTCGGCGCGTTCGAGTTCCCACTCCGAAGCGCTGGCCGACCCGCCCGCGCCGGCGATGACATGGACAAGCCGAAGCGGCATCTGCCGGCTCAGCGCCTCGTCGATCGCCCATTTGGCGGCGTTCACCGCGGCTTGCGAACCGTTGACCCCCACCACCACCGACTTCGCGTCCAGCTGATTCATGTCGGCTCCTGACTTCTGCTCACTATCAATCTATGGCGCGGTCAGCCGTTTCTGCAGGGGTCGTTGGGCCTGAGTTTGCCGTGTCCTTCGTCCCCGCCGCGGCGCTGCCCGCCTCAATGGGTTCTCCGGTCAACTCGAAAAGCCTTTCCACATCGGCGCGCTCGCAGACCTCGGTGCCCGGTGTGAGCAGCATCGCCGCTCCCGCGGCGATACCCAGCCGCACGGACTTGCCCAACGGCCATCCGCGGGTCAGGCCGACGGCCATTGCGGCGACCATCGCATCACCGGCACCCACACCGCTGCCCGCCTCCATCGGAACCGCCGCAAACCGCTGGCAGGTGTGTCCGGTTACCAGCAGCGCTCCGGCCGAGCCCAACGACACCACCACCACCTCGGCGCGACCACTGTCCACCAGTTCGCGCGCGGCCGCAGCTTGTTCCTGCTCTGTGGCCAAGTCGCGGCCCACACACTCGCGCAACTCCCGGACGCTCGCCTTGAGCAGGTAGATCCCCGACGTGACGCCGTGCAGGGCACCACCGGAGGTGTCGAGGATGAGTCGGGCCCCCACCTCGCGCGCGACGTGGGCCACCCGCTGATAGAAGTCGGCGGGCACGCCCGGCGGGAGGCTGCCGCTGGCCACCACGAAGTCAGCGGACCGCGCGGCCATCCGTAGTTCCTGCACGCATCTGTCCTGCTCTGCCGAGGTCAGCACCGGCCCGGGCAGGACGAACCGGTACTGCCGCCCGGTGCTCATCTCGTTGACGGTGAAGCTCTCCCGGGTCGCGCCGGCGATCGGGATTTCCCCGAAGGGCACCCCCGCCTCGCTGAGCAGCCTGGTCAACAGCCCGCCGTGCGACCCACCGGCCGGCAACACGGCGAACGCCGACCCACCCAGTGCATGGGCGATCCGCGCGACGTTGACGCCTCCCCCGCCCGGATCGTAACGCGTTGCGCTGCAGCGCAATTTACTGGTCGGCCGCACCACGTCCACGCTGGTGGTGATGTCGAGCGCGGGATTCATCGTCAACGTGACGATCCGCGGTAACCCCGGTGTGAAACCGGCGTGCATCGTCAACTCCGCTCGTCGATCGGGCTAGAGACCGCTGGGATAGGTCTCTGGCGTTTCGCCGGCAACCCACACGCTCGTGGTCTCCAACGGCTCCAGCGCACGGGTGGTGTCGATATGGATCATCGCGTCGAACTGATCGACGGGCCGCACGTGGAAATAGTGGCTCTGGCGCTCGGTCGCCGGCTGGTAGATCACGCCGATGGCCCGGCCCAGCCGGACCGCGGACAACGGCTCGGCCGCCTTTTCGTTGATCCGCGCCGACACCAGGAAGGCATCCTTGCCGGTCCGGTGGAACAGGTCTTCGACGCTACCTGGAAGCGCGGGCCGGACCGCCTTGCGTTCGGCGATGCCGCCCCATTCGCTGGCCGCTGTGACCGTACCCGTATAGGTGCTCAGGCCGATCAGGCGCGCGTCGTGGTGGTACCGCTGCCGGACGAGTTGACCGAGAGTGAGCTGTCCATCGGCCCACACCTCGGTCGCCGTCGCGTCGCCGACGTGAGAATTGTGTGCCCACACGACAATTCGTGCCGGAGGACGGTCACTGTGGCGGTCCAGGTGCTTCACCAGCGCTTCCAGGGTCTGCGCCATGTGCTTGTCCCGCAGATTCCACGAGGAGACGCGGCCGCTGAACATCGAGCGGTAGTACACCTCGGCGTCACGGACCGTCTGCGCATTCTGCTGCGCGTAGAACAACTCGTCCTCGGCGAGCAGGCCGTCGGCGCGCAGGTAGTCCAGCGCATTGCGCTGCAACTCGACCAATTGCTCGATCGCCTGTCGCTCGCACTTCGGCCCCGCCCCGAACGCCGCCTGGTACCCATATGCCTGCCCGTCGTCGCCGGCGGGATGGTCGAAGCACGCGTACCGGATGCGGGCCCGGGCCGCCGCCGCGGGATCCACCGTGTCGAGGTAGTTGATCACCTCGTGCATCGACCGGTGCAGGCTGTAGAGGTCCAGGCCGTAGAACCCGGCCTGCCGCTGACCGCGCCGATTGTGTTCGCGCAGCCAGTCTGCGAAGTCGCGAACGACCGTATTGCGCCACATCCATGCCGGGAAGCGTTCGAAACCGCTCAGGGCCTGCTGCGCCGTGGTGTCCTTGCCCAGGCCACGAACGTAGCGGTTCACCCGGTAGGCATCGGGCCAGTCCGCCTCCGCCGCAACGGCGCAGAAGCCCTTCTCCTCGATCAGCCACTTGGTGATCTCCGAACGCGCCTCGTAGAACTCGTGGGTGCCATGCGAACTTTCGCCGATCAGCACGATCCGAGCGTCACCAATGATCTGCTCGAGCACGTCGCGTGACGGAATGCCATGCGGCGCATCGACGGCCACGTCGGCGATCGTCTCGGCTGCGGTCGCAGCCGCGGGCTTGATCAGCGCAAGCCCCGTGGTCGGCTTGGCCAGCAGTTCGCGCACCTCGTCGTCGCTGACCTGACGGAAGTCCCAGAACGACTCTCCCACCGCCAGAAACGGTGTCGGCATCGACGCGCAGACCACTTCGTCGACCAGACCTTCGAATTCCCGACAGGTGGATTCGGGCGCGGCGGGCACGGCGATCACGATGTGCGCCGGCTCGGCGTCACGCAACGCCTGTACAGCGGCGAACATGCTTGCGCCGGTGGCCAACCCGTCGTCAACGAGAATCACCGTCCGGCCGGCCACGTCAAGCGGCGGGCGACCACCGCGATAGGCGGCCTCGCGCCGCACCAATTCGCGGCCTTCCCGTTCCACGATGTCGCGCAGCTGTGCGGACGTGATCCGCAACCCGCGCAACACGTCGTCGTTCACGACGACACGACCACCGCTGGCCAGCGCGCCCACGGCGAATTCTTCATGGCCCGGGGCGCCGAGCTTGCGCACGATGAACGCATCCAGTGGGGCACGCAGCGCGGCCGCCACCTCCCACGCCACCGGTAATCCACCGCGCGCCAGGCCCAGCACGATCACATTCGGGTCGTCGCGATAGGCGCCCAGCAGGTTCGCCAACGCCTGACCGGCCTCCCGCCGGTCGCGGAACACGCGCCTCGGTGCGGGCCTCGCGGCCTCGGCTGCACTGGTCATGACGCACTCCTCAATTTCCCATCGCCCCCACGGCAATGCCTAATTCGACCAATTCCCGGGCGTCGTGGGTAGGGACCGAAGTCCCGGCATGGGGTGGACGTTCGCCATTAGCTGGGTCATCTACCAGGCCACTGACCAGGCCGCCTC harbors:
- a CDS encoding universal stress protein, translated to MNQLDAKSVVVGVNGSQAAVNAAKWAIDEALSRQMPLRLVHVIAGAGGSASASEWELERAEMVLSQAESAVLSEAQAQGKPVEIETAILSGDPAQALIDTSQDTALVCVGTSRRGWAADGLLGPTAAALVTHAHCPVAVIRTNPDGSPTRVGVIAVVLNDEPGNDEVVRLAMEEGRRRHAIVRQIDRRVDSWVRRYPDVPVQVVASGAGARADEKHSRAIDLAVVGESEAAELPGLATPNCHPILGYPDCSVLLVRH
- a CDS encoding 1-phosphofructokinase family hexose kinase, translated to MHAGFTPGLPRIVTLTMNPALDITTSVDVVRPTSKLRCSATRYDPGGGGVNVARIAHALGGSAFAVLPAGGSHGGLLTRLLSEAGVPFGEIPIAGATRESFTVNEMSTGRQYRFVLPGPVLTSAEQDRCVQELRMAARSADFVVASGSLPPGVPADFYQRVAHVAREVGARLILDTSGGALHGVTSGIYLLKASVRELRECVGRDLATEQEQAAAARELVDSGRAEVVVVSLGSAGALLVTGHTCQRFAAVPMEAGSGVGAGDAMVAAMAVGLTRGWPLGKSVRLGIAAGAAMLLTPGTEVCERADVERLFELTGEPIEAGSAAAGTKDTANSGPTTPAETADRAID
- the otsB gene encoding trehalose-phosphatase; amino-acid sequence: MVTEWPATIDRRYHDAVILNLDGVLSAAASGGFRASDSTGPLLRRLHDAGIGTAVYSATRAGARLSDDVIAQLADADAVEFADEHDSSVLVRSAARLKVRPDRCAVIERDPAGVEDACAAGFSLVIGLDHGSEELTAHGADAVIADLAEISVRNADAAISAITDALQVYSQLKELVAARQPVLFVDFDGTLADIVGQPESAKLMPGAADALRALTRQCPVAVISGRDLADLRGKVEVDGLWFAGSHGFELAAPDGTLHQPAEATASVGVLVHAATRLADELKDVPGTIVERKRFAVAVHYRNTDPQSVDRVIAVVRRLGRSMGLRVTTGRKLVELRPNISWGKGKALRWILEHLGAEENSSSATTLPIFIGDDISDEDAFDAIRFDGVGIAVRHLEGGDRPSAATFSLESPAAVTDFLQRLTDDLREESAAPNDAWELVYDRYDPASERLRETLCTVGNGYVATRGCAAEATASQHHYPGTYATGVYNILADQIAGRTIENESLVNLPNWLSLTFRIDGGPWFDLDQAELLCYRQTFDLRHATLSRSLRFRDGAGRITTLDQQRFASMHDPHLLAMKATICPENWSGTIEFESLLDATVRNTMVERYNPLSSAHLTEAVIDEIAPNGVVLRTETSQSRIAIALATRSSVWHGSDAMTPADTQHTMIREHNRAGHHIAVAVAGGQPVTLEKIATIFTGRDAAIAEPAAAAAETLDAAGRYADLHRSHARAWARLWEQCNIGLSDGDDALRILRLHLVHVLQTISPHTAELDAGVPARGLHGEAYRGHVFWDSLFISPVLSLRMSNVSRSLLLYRYRRLPEARRAAHRAGHLGAMFPWQSGSDGREVSQEVHLNPQSGRWLPDASARAHHVGLAVAYNTWQNYQVSGDRQFLVDYGAEMLVEIARFWVGLANFDAGLGRYTIRGIIGPDEFHSGYPGREYDGIDNNAYTNVMAVWVILRAMEALDLLPLRDRLELVAKLGLTTQERERWDHVSRRMFVPFHDGVISQFEGYADLAELDWDGYRLRYDNIQRLDRILEAENDSVNNYKASKQADALMLFYLLSAEELLGLFGRLGYHFAPAQIPKTVDYYLARTSDGSTLSAVVHSWVLARANRANALEYFQQVLDSDITDIQGGTTAEGIHLAAMAGSIDLLQRCFTGLETRDDRLILSPQWPEGLGPIEFPFVYRGHRLHLQISGRSATLTAESGATGPVDVECRGRIHRLMPGSTIEVG
- a CDS encoding erythromycin esterase family protein; the protein is MTSAAEAARPAPRRVFRDRREAGQALANLLGAYRDDPNVIVLGLARGGLPVAWEVAAALRAPLDAFIVRKLGAPGHEEFAVGALASGGRVVVNDDVLRGLRITSAQLRDIVEREGRELVRREAAYRGGRPPLDVAGRTVILVDDGLATGASMFAAVQALRDAEPAHIVIAVPAAPESTCREFEGLVDEVVCASMPTPFLAVGESFWDFRQVSDDEVRELLAKPTTGLALIKPAAATAAETIADVAVDAPHGIPSRDVLEQIIGDARIVLIGESSHGTHEFYEARSEITKWLIEEKGFCAVAAEADWPDAYRVNRYVRGLGKDTTAQQALSGFERFPAWMWRNTVVRDFADWLREHNRRGQRQAGFYGLDLYSLHRSMHEVINYLDTVDPAAAARARIRYACFDHPAGDDGQAYGYQAAFGAGPKCERQAIEQLVELQRNALDYLRADGLLAEDELFYAQQNAQTVRDAEVYYRSMFSGRVSSWNLRDKHMAQTLEALVKHLDRHSDRPPARIVVWAHNSHVGDATATEVWADGQLTLGQLVRQRYHHDARLIGLSTYTGTVTAASEWGGIAERKAVRPALPGSVEDLFHRTGKDAFLVSARINEKAAEPLSAVRLGRAIGVIYQPATERQSHYFHVRPVDQFDAMIHIDTTRALEPLETTSVWVAGETPETYPSGL